The genomic stretch TCAGTGGCACCAGCACTGAGTGCTCTGAGTTCGTCGAGCTCACTGTTGTAGCCCTCAGCAATAACACCGCCATCACGGATTAGTACCGGCGGGTTATCAATGACGGCACGTTCTAGCAGATCTTGTAACTTGGGCAGTGCCGGAGAGTGCTTAACGATGGCTTGAATACGCTGGTCGTCACTTTGCTGCAAAATGTCATGCAGTGGTGGTAAGGCCTGTAAAGCACTGCGCAGGCGCGTTAAGTCACGGGGGCGAGCATTACACAGAGCCAAGCGTGCCACCACGCGTTCAATGTCGCCGATGTCTTTGAGTGCTTCATACACTTCAATACAAAGGTGCTGCTCAATTAAGCTGGCAATGGCATTGAGTCGCGAGTTTAGCTCTTGTCGTTCGCGAATGGGGGTATGAATGCGACGCTTTAGTAAGCGCGAGCCCATGGCGGTAGAGGATTTATCCAGTATCTGTGCCAGAGTATTTTCGACTCCCCCAGAAAGGTTGGTGGTAAGCTCGAGGTTTTTCCGCGTTGCAGCATCTAGGATCACCACATGTTCGTTTTTCTCCAGCGTGATCGCTCGAATGTGTGGCAAGGCGGTACGTTGGGTATCTTTAACGTATTGCATGACGCAGCCGGCTGCAGTTAGGCCCAGTTTGGCGTTTTCTACCCCAAAACCAACCAGATCGCGCGTTTCAAACTGCTGGCAAAGTAGGTGTTTGGCGGTGTCTAAATCAAATTCCCAGTCTGGGCGCCGACGACTGCCTTTGATTTGCTCCAATGCCAATAAGTTTTGGAATGACTCAGGGTACAATAGCTCCGCAGGTTGCAAGCGCTGCAGTGTTGAGCTCAGGGCCTCATCGGTTTGCAGTTCAACAATATTAAAGCGCCCGGAGTTAATGTCTAGGTATGCAACGCCGTACAGGCCTTGCTTCGGGTGCTGATACACCGCAGCGAGTAAATTATCTTGGCGCTCCTGCAGTAACGCTTCATCGGTAACCGTACCTGGGGTGACAATGCGCACCACTTTACGCTCTACAGGGCCTTTACTGGTGGCAGGGTCGCCCACCTGTTCACAAATCGCAACAGACTCACCAAGCTGTACTAAGCGCGCTAAGTAGTTTTCCACTGCATGATAGGGCACACCAGCCATGGGAATTGGGTTACCGCCGGCTTTACCACGGTATGTTTGTGAAATATCTAACAGTTGCGCGGCGCGGATAGCATCGTCAAAAAACAGCTCGTAAAAATCTCCCATGCGATAAAACAGCAAGATCTCTTGGTGCTGAGCTTTAATTCTCAGGTATTGCTGCATCATTGGGGTTTGTTGGTTTATAGTGTGTTCTGAATATAGATCTGACGACATTGTTGATACCTAAAAGGTTTTCCTATGGAGCACTACAAAGAGATAGCCGACTATGCGGCGCAATTGGGCGCTATTCTAACGAATAAAGGCTTAACAATCACTACCGCCGAGTCATGTACCGGTGGCGGCGTAAGCTATGCTCTAACTGACACCCCGGGCAGTTCAAATTATCTAGACCGTTGTTTTGTGACATACAGCAATAATGCTAAACATGAGCTATTAGGCGTTAAGCTTGAGACCTTAGCACAGTTTGGTGCGGTAAGTGAGCAAACAGTAGTGGAGATGGCACAAGGAGCGCAACGGGTTGGCGCTGCAGACATTGCCATCGCGGTATCGGGCGTTGCCGGACCTGGTGGTGGCAGTGCGGAAAAACCCGTGGGTACTGTATGGTTTGCCATTGCTGTTGCTGATAAAGTAGCGACATTTCACCAAGTATTTACTGGCGAGCGTGCCGAAGTTAGGTTGCAAGCCATTGAATTTTCATTAAAAAATACAATTAAGCTAGTAAATTCATAAAATTACACTTGATACTGTAATTCCATACAGTATACTAGGGTCATTACGCTGAATTGGAGAAGCAAATGAACGATAACAAGCAAAAGGCACTAGACGCAGCATTGTCACAAATTGAGCGTCAGTTTGGTAAAGGCTCAATCATGAAACTGGGCGAAAATAAAGCCCTAGACATCGAAGCCGTTTCTACTGGCTCACTGGGTTTGGATATTGCGCTTGGTATCGGTGGTTTGCCTACCGGTCGTATTGTAGAAATATACGGTCCGGAATCTTCTGGTAAAACAACTTTAACCTTACAGGCTATTGCAGAAGCACAAAAGCTTGGCAAAACCTGTGCCTTCGTTGATGCAGAACACGCACTTGATCCAGTTTATGCTGAAAAACTTGGCGTTAACGTCGATGACCTATTGGTATCCCAGCCAGACACGGGTGAACAAGCTCTAGAGATCTGCGATATGTTGGTTCGTTCTGGCGCAGTTGACGTTGTGGTGGTTGACTCCGTGGCGGCCTTAACACCAAAAGCTGAGATTGAAGGTGATATGGGCGACTCACACGTTGGTTTGCAAGCGCGCCTAATGTCGCAAGCGCTGCGTAAACTTACGGCTAATATCAAACGCTCAAATACACTGTGCGTATTCATTAACCAAATTCGTATGAAGATTGGTGTGATGTTTGGTAACCCTGAGACCACCACTGGTGGTAACGCACTTAAGTTCTACGCCTCAGTTCGTTTAGACATTCGTCGTATTGGCTCGGTGAAAGAAGGCGATGAGGTGATTGGTAACGAAACCCGCGTCAAAGTGGTGAAGAACAAGGTTGCACCACCATTTAAGCAAGCCGAATTTATTATCATGTACGGTGAGGGTACCTCAAAGCAAGGTGAACTGATTGACTTAGGTGTTAAGCATAAGCTGGTTGATAAAGCAGGTGCTTGGTTCAGCTACAACGGCAGCAAAATTGGCCAGGGTAAAGCAAACTCAATTAAGTTCTTAAAAGAAAACGTTGAGATTGCCAACGAGATTGAAGGTAAGCTAAGAGAAATGCTTCTAGCACAAGCCAAAGTTAAGCCTGAAGATGGCGAGGACAAAGGCTTAGCGGCAGAAGTGGAAGATGACTTAGAACTATAACTCACCACTTCATATTTAAATAAACATCGCCCAGCATTTAGCTGGGCGATTTCTTTTCTCTTAGGCAGATTGCCAACTACACTCTATAACTAAGCCTGTTGTGAATGATTGCGGTTTTCAAAGTCACTTTCAGCGCAACGTGCTTTTCTTTTATTAATCATCATTTTCAAGAGGTTATATTTCTTCCTTTGCGGTTGTCGCAGAATAGCGAGGCTGAAAGAGGAAAAAATAGCCAAATTGGGATGATCTTGGTGTGGGTTTTCTGATAAAATCTGCGCCTAATTTTTTCTAAGTGAATTTGCAATGGGTAAAAACGTCGTTGTATTGGGCACCCAGTGGGGTGACGAAGGTAAAGGTAAGGTAGTTGATCTACTTACAGACAGAGCTTCTTTAGTTGTTCGTTATCAAGGCGGACATAACGCGGGTCATACATTGGTAATTAACGGTGAGAAAACCGTGCTGCACTTGATCCCATCAGGTGTATTACGTGAAGACGTAAAATGTGTGATTGGTAACGGTGTAGTATTAGCACCTGACGCACTAATGACAGAAATTAACATGCTTGAAGCGCGTGGCGTACCGGTACGTGAGCGTTTGCTAATTAGTGAAGCATGTCCTTTGATCTTGCCTTATCATGTTGCTTTAGACAAAGCTCGCGAGCTTGCTCGTGGTGAAAAAGCAATCGGTACAACAGGCCGTGGTATTGGTCCTGCCTACGAAGACAAGGTAGCGCGTCGTGGCCTACGTGTTGGTGACCTATTCAATCCCGAGCAATTTGCTGCCAAATTAAAAGAAGTGCTTGAATTCCATAACTTTGCACTAGTTAACTACTACAAAGTAGAGCCAGTCGATTTCCAGAAGACTTACGATGACGCGATGGAAGTGGCGAAAATCTTGAAATCGATGATCGTTGACGTCACTGAGCTTTTAGATCAAGCACGCAATGCCGGCGATCACATCTTATTTGAAGGTGCACAAGGTACATTGCTAGACATCGATCACGGTACTTACCCGTATGTAACTTCATCAAACACCACGGCTGGCGGTGTTGCAACGGGAGCTGGTTTTGGCCCTCTTCACTTAGATTACGTACTTGGTATTGTTAAAGCATACACCACGCGTGTGGGTTCAGGTCCATTCCCGACTGAGCTATACGATGGCATTGATAAGCAAGACCCAGTAGGTAAACACCTTGGTGACAAAGGCCATGAATTTGGTGCTACCACAGGTCGTTTACGTCGTACTGGTTGGTTTGATGCCGTGGCTATGCGCCGTGCAGTGCAGATCAACAGCATCAGTGGTTTCTGTTTAACTAAACTTGACGTGTTAGACGGCTTAGAAACCGTGAAAATCTGTACAGGCTATCAGTTAGAAGACGGCACAGTTACTAATGTGACCCCATTGGCTGCGGAAGGTTATGAGAAAGTCACCCCAGTTTACGAAGAAATGCCAGGCTGGAGTGAAAACACGTTCGGTGCAACTTCGGTAGAGCAGTTACCAGAAGCGGCAATTAACTACATTAAGCGTCTTGAAGAGATCACTGGCGTGCCAATTGATATTATCTCAACGGGTCCAGACCGAGTAGAGACCATGATTGTTCGTAATCCATTTACTGAATAATCACTAAAATAATGAAAAAAGCTGCTACGGCAGCTTTTTTTGTGCCCATCGTGCTACATTTATTGTCAGTGCTGCCGATACAAAACCATTAGAATCGAAAGCAATGTAATACTATCCTAGCTTAATCGTGAGCCATGCTCAGGATTTAATTGAGCAAAATGGGATAACGAACACCCTAGCACTAAAATGGGACAGCAATGAATTATCTACGTCGACATATTATCACGCCACTGCTGAGTATGGGTTTTGGCATGGCTATAAGTCTACCTGTGCAGGCTGAAGAACAAATCGAAGCCGTACCTTTATACACACAGCAAGAGCTAATTGCCCTGATTAATAACAATCAGCATCTCGCCCGAGTCAAAGCAGACGAGTGTCAGCTGGTGAAAGACATTGAAGCACGAGCTGAGATCATGGCTTTGCCTTCTTATCAGTTTTTATATGGCGATATGCTGGCTTATGCCGTGTGTGTCGACCGTGACGTTGAGCTTGGCTTGTACTACATGAAAAGTGCGGCTGAGCAGGGACTTGCGGCTGCACTGGAGCAATTGGGGCGGTATTATGACAAGGGCCAGTTAGTTCAGGCAGATAAAGCCTTAGCGGTGACGTATCTTAGAGAAGCCGCTGCGCTGGGCAACTTAAAAGCCCAGATGCGTTTAGTCGACTTGTTTAACCGTGGTTTTGGCAGTCCAAGAGACTATGAGGATGCTTACCGCTGGCTATTTCATTCAGCAGTGGCCGATAAGCAACTGCATCAACAAATTCAGACATCGCTTGCTAAACTGGCAGAAAAAATGCCTGATAGCGTCGTTAAGCGTGCGAGGTTGCCAATTTAAACTAAGCGGTGAGGCTATCACCGCTTATGCTTATGCAGGTAAGCTAGTTACTTAGCTTATCGCCAATTTGTCCTTCCTTACTGTTATTCGGATCTTTCAGCACGCTTAACTTAGGTGGTTGTAAAGCAAACACTTTATCACCATCCGCAGGTGGTTTTTTCATGTTGGAAGTAAAAGGTCGTACCAACAACGGCTCTTCATCTTTGCTTTGCTCTGTAAGTATAAAAAGCGGTATCGCTTCGTTATTTACCTCTTGGTATTGCTGCCAGTCAAACTCTTCAGAAATACGCGTAACACTGACCTTTCCGCCTTTGGCAATCATACTACTGAGTTTGGCATAGCTGCCCTCTTCACCAAATAAAATCTGTCGTGATAGGAAGGTAGCACTGTCTTTATTTGCTTTGGCATGGTTGGTAGATGACTTCAGTGAGTACACCCATTGCTCGCCAAGCAAGTGAGAAAAATACTGAACTCCCAAGGCATTATGGTGGCGGTTGGGCGATAGGGCTAACACAAACTTCAAACTGGTTAGGGGTAAATAACGCTCAGCGTGTTCCGATTGCGGGTTGCCGTAATAACAGGGTAAGCCATCCATCCGAGCCATTTTGCAGTTTTCCCAAGCTGGGTCTGATAAACAAATATCAACGTTCTGCTCTTTTAGCCCTTTAGCGATGGCTCGAGCAACATGGTTCGCTCCAATAATCAGCAGGGTGTTGGGTTTCGGCTGACGTACCCCTAAAAGCCTAGCCAGTGGAGTTGCGGTGAGGCTTTGCAATACCACAGTGACAATGATCACGGTAAAGATCAGCGGCACCATCTTTTCCGCGCCCTCTATTTGTGATTTGCTCATACTCAAAGCAAACACTGAGCCCACTGCGGCAGCCACAATCCCGCGTGGTGCAATCCAGCTCAGTAGCAATCGCGATTTGATCGGCAAATCGGTGTTCAGGGTGGAAAGGAAGATAGACACTGGCCGCGCAATAAACAGGATAACGGCTAAAAAGATAAAGACATCGGTATCTAGCATCATTAAATCTTCTAGCTTTAAGCGCGCAGCAAGGAGAATAAATAAGCTCGATATCAATATTATCGAGAGGTCTTCTTTAAACTCAAGAACGGAGTCAATTTCCAAGTCATCTTGGTTGGCAAGCCAGATCCCAAACACCGTCACGGCAAGCAACCCTGATTCATGACTCAGGTGGTTGGAGATGGTAAAGCTGAATAACACCAACGCCAAAATGGCAAACTTGTGCAATTCAAATGGCAACCATTCTTTACGGATCAGGTAGCTGGTGATGATGCCAGAGACTAAACCTATGCTGATCCCCACCCCCACAGTGGACACCAATGCCCATAGTGTGTGGCTAAGTACGCCAGCATCGCCCACTAAGGAGACGGCTTCAAACACAATCACAGCGAAGAGCGCACCAATGGGGTCGATAACAATGCCTTCCCAGCGTAAAATGCGGTCTATGTCTTTATCGGGTCGCATGGAATTAAGCATGGGAGCAATAACGGTGGGACCTGTGACGACCAATACAGCACCCAGTACAGCGGCTACTTGCCAGTTGAGTTCTAGCACCAGGATGGCGGTGGTGGCGGTAATGGCAAATGTCGCCAACATCCCAATCGAGCAAAGGTTTCTCACCACCTTGCCAATGCCTTTTAACTCCTTGAAGTGTAAGGTTAAAGCGCCCTCAAATAGAATCACAGCAACGGACAATGAAACGACTGGAAAAAGCAGATCACCCAATAACGCGTCGGGGTCGAGCGTGCCACTAAATGGCCCAAGGGCGAGGCCAATTAGCAGTAAAAATAAGATGGCGGGTACTTTAAACGCCCAAGCAAGCCATTGAGCAATAACAGAGCAAACGGCAATTCCGGCAATATAAATTGCTGACATAGATTCTCCCGTGGCTGGAACATTCCAACGTAATATACCAACTGTATTAACTCTCCAAGCAATTTAAAGGGGGAGGTGTCTCAGTAGCAGCATGGATCACGTTGCTATTTAGAGCACTAGCGAGTAAGGTTTCTATCTTACTTGCAAGTCATTTCCCCGTTTTAACATAGAGTGTGTAATACCTTTGCTATTAATGAGTATAGCTAGGCTTGTGTTATAACACAGTGTTAAGGGTAGTAAAGTCAATAAGCAATTGAAAATATAGTATTATAAAATTCATTTATGACCGTCATAAAGAATTAACATGGTATTGGGTTGCAATTACTCACTCAGCGGGTTAAGGTATAAAACGTTCGAAGCGCAGGGCAACCTGTGCAGTCATTCACAATCTACTCTCTACGCAATTATTCATTGCGGTACAGTCTTTCCAGCCGCACCAAACCATGGTGGCCCTGTTGGAAACGGCTCGACGTCAAGGGGATGTTTCTACTTGGTGTCACAATCAATCTTCTATTAGTGAAATGTCAGACGGCAGTTAAAGTTTAATTGCTGTATCTGGGTTAAGCATGTGTGTATTTCCGATGGGACTATGGTCTTCGTTGTCGCACGTCTATTCGTCATATTTGCTCACCGATTAACCGGTGTAAAGCAATGCATTTTGTAATTTGTCTTCTAATAGAAGATCTTAGGTGTACCGTCGCGTTAAAGGGGTGGGGTAGCTAATTAATAGCAAAAAGCAGGAATTTATGTCGATGAAGCAGTCAAAACGTATAGTAATTAAAATTGGGAGTGCCTTAATAGCACCAGAGCAAGATGGATGTCGCTCTCGCTACTTGCTTAGCATTGCACAATATATTGTGCGTTGCCGTGCACGTGGCATTGAAGTGATCTTAGTCTCTTCAGGCTCAGTTGCAGCAGGGTCGCACTTGTTCCCAGATAATGAGCAGCCACCGATTGCCGTGAAAAAGGCAATGGCAGCAGCAGGCCAAACAGAAATGATGGCCACATGGGACCGTTTCTTTGACTTTCCGTCGGCACAGATCCTACTTACCCACGGTGACTTGAGAGACAGAGAAAGATACACCAGTATTCGTGAAACCATATTCACTTTACTCGACCATGGCATTCTGCCTATTATCAATGAGAACGATACGGTGACCACCGACGATCTGAAAGTAGGCGATAACGATAACTTATCAGCCATGGTAGCGGCTGCGGCAGATGCCGATGGACTAGTGATTTGTTCCGACGTGCGTGGTTTATACAACAAAAATCCAAACTTACACGCAGACGCTGAGCTGATCTCCGAAGTGGGAGAAATCACCGAAGAAATTTACGACATGGCAGGGTGCCCAACCAGTAAAGTGGGTACCGGTGGCATGAAAACCAAGATTGAAGCGGCAGAGAAAGCCACTTCTCATGGTATCGATACATACATAGTAAACGGCTTTGAAGAGCATACTTTCGAAGCGTTATTGGCGGGTGAAAACCCAGGTACGGTATTTACCGCTTACGATAAACCGATGAAAGAAAACGTCCACTGGATGACCCATACGGCATCAGAGCAGGGCGAGCTAGTAGTCGAGGCCGATTACGGCGATGGCGACGATGAAGAAGTTGGCCAATTAAGTGGTGATGCCATCACTGAGGTAAAAGGCGAGTTCTCGGTTGGTGACACGATATTAGTGCGCAGCGCCGATGGTAAGCGTCTAGCCAAAGCAACCACCAATTACAGTAGTTGTTTACTTAACTTTTTAACTGAACACGAAGAAAGCCCAATTAGCGATAAGATTCAAGATAGCATTGGTCCCGTGATTTCAGAACAAGATATAGCATTATTGGAGAAGTCTTAATTTATGAGTTTAATTACAGAAATTTCAGCACAAGCATCAGCAGCAGCGAAGCAGTTAGCACTTTTATCAACTGAGCAAAAGAACGCCGTGTTAGCTGATATGGCAAAAGAAATTCGTGATAATACTGATGCTATCATCAAAGCCAATGAAGCGGACCTTGCTGCAGCGCGTGATAACAAGTTAAGCGATGCCATGATTGACCGCCTAACGTTAAACCAAGAGCGTATTAACGCCATGGCAGAAGGCATTGAAACCATTATTGAACTTGACGATCCAGTAGGATCGCTAAGAGACATGGGTGTAAGACCAAATGGCATTAAAATCAGCAAAATGCGAGTGCCACTTGGTGTTGTGTGCATGATTTACGAAGCACGTCCTAATGTCACGGCGGATGCCGGTGCACTGTGCTTTAAATCTGGTAATGGGGTTATTTTACGTGGTGGTAAAGAAGCCTTAGGCAGCTCTCTTGAGATTGCTAAAGCGATGCACAACGCTTTAGAAAAGCACAATTTACCAACGGCTCTGGTATCAGTGGTGCCAAACCCTGACCGTGGCTTATTAATGGAATTGATGCAGCAAAAAGATTACATCGACCTGATTATCCCTCGTGGTGGTGAAGGCTTAATTAACTTTGTTACTGAGAACAGTACGGTTCCGGTTATCCAACACTTTAAAGGGGTGTGTCACCTATATATTGACAAAGAAGCCGATCTCGACAAAGCAATGGCACTGTTGCTTAACGGTAAAACCCAGCGTACTGGTGTATGTAATGCCCTTGAGGGTCTTATTGTGCACCAAGATGTGGCTGCAGAATTCTTACCAAAAGCGGCGGCCGAGCTTGCCAAGCGTGGCGTAAAAATCAATGCCTGTAAGAATACCGGTGGTTACTTCGATAACGCTGTAGAGCTTAACGATGATGAGTTTGGTGAAGAATATCTCAGCTTAGAAATCGCAGTTCGCCAAGTTGAAGATTTTACTGCGGCACTGGCACACATCGATCGCTTTGGTAGTCACCATACTGAGGTTATTTGTACTGAAGATAAAGCAGCTGCGGATTTATTCCAGCGTGGTGTTGATGCTTCTGTAGTAATGCACAATGCCTCATCACGCTTTAGTGACGGCTCAGCCTTAGGTTTGGGTGCTGAAATTGGTATCGCCACTACTAAGCTGCATGCCTATGGTCCTATGGGTCTGGAGTCACTGACTACTGAGAAGTTCTTAGTAAATGGTGAAGGACAGGTTCGCGAGTAAATCTCGCAACATTCGCAGGGCACAGCGAACAGTGTCTTGCGAGCATCACAATGACAGAATGACATAAGTAACTGCAAAGCTCGGGCCGCAAGGTTTGGGCTTTTTTCGTTTATATAGAGAGGGAAAGTGGTGGAGCTAAGCAGGATCGAACTGCTGACCTCCTGCGTGCAAGGCAGGCGCTCTCCCAGCTGAGCTATAGCCCCACATTCCAATTTGAACGAGGGAAAATTTAATCATTTTTATAAATTGAGTCAAGAGGGCTGAAAATTTTTTCGCTTTTTTTTTCGACTCTTTGTTACACTGCCCTTAAAACAAAAAAGCAAAAGTGTACTATGTCCACTCCCTATCGATTAATGGCAATGCTGTTTACTCTGGTATTGTTAGGTTGCGCCAGTCAGCCTGAAGCCCCGACTTTAGAGGTAGAGAAACAAACCTTACATCAGCGTACTTTGACCAATGGCGAACAAGAGTTTGCTTTTATTGTCATTGTAGCCGCAACCCCTGCCATGCAGCTTGATACCAGCAAGCCTATCTCTCGTAGAACCCTAAAAGCCTACGCCGAGTTTGAGCGCATAGAAGACTCATCGAGCTTAAAACTACGGTTAGAGGAGCGTGCGGTAGAGTTGTTAGGGCCGGCATTGGCAGCCGAGAATTATTGCAATCAAGGCCATTCCATTACGGATGTCTATTGGCGTCAGCGCAGTGTGCAGCTAAGAGGTAAGTGCTTGTGATCCGTAACAACCCACAACAGCTCAATGCTTGCTTGGCGCAATTAGGGATAGACTATATTGCGTATCAACATCCTGCTCTTAATACCTGTGCCGACGCAGACCGTTTAGCGTTAGAGCGCCAAGGTACCCGATTAAAAAACCTATTTTTACGTGATAATTATGGCAAACGCCATATTTTGTTTATTGTCCCTGCAGAAAAACAGCTAGACCTAAAACACCTGTCTAAGGCGCAACAGGTGTCGCGCTTAGGGTTTGCTTCAACCGCGCGGTTAGGCAAATATTTAGGAGTAGAACAGGGTTGCGTATCGGCTTTAGCATTGTATAACGACGATCAGCAAGCGGTAGAGCTGTGGCTTGATAGTGAGCTTAAGAGCGCTGAGCTGTGGCAATGTCACCCCTTGGTCAATACCCAAACCTGGGTGTTGAGCTATGCCTCTTTATTGCAGTTTTGGCAGCATACCGGCCATTCACCGCGCTGGGTGGAGGCCATTTCTAAAGCTTAAGGCTAAGCCACAAAGACACACCAAAAGTAATACCGCGGCAAAGTACTTCAACCCGCCATATTCATAAATCAACCCCGGTAGGTAAGACCCTAATACGCCACCGCTGTAGTAAAACGACACATACGCGCCATTAGTGACCGTAGCGGGAGCGCTACTGATACTGTTTGCCAAAGGAGCAGCAGTGGCATGAATAATAAACATGCAGGCGCAAAACAGGGTGAAAAGCAGGACGAATACACTGAGGTTGACTATTGGCATAAGGGCGATAGTGAGGGCGTAGATGGCAAACATGGCGCTAAGAAACCACCAAGTGGAGCTAGCCCGCCCCTGCAACCATGGGGTGATAATAGAGCCCAGCGCGCCAACCAAGTAGCCGGTGTAAACCCAGCCGACTTGACTTGGCGAGGTTAAATTAAAGTCGTATTTAAGAATAAAGGGTAAGAAGTTCAACAGCCCCGCAAAGCAAAAAAACATACAAAACACACTGCTGTATAAGCGCAGTAAGTGTGGTTGCTTGAGCGGTGTTAAATAGTCCCGCAGACGCGTTACCGTCGTGATTGTTGGGCTATGACCACGAGCACGAACGCTCAGCGCCAGTAAGGCGAGCAGTAGAGCGTTAATATAGTAAAAGCTTTGCCACTCAAACCACACGGCAACATTCGCCGCCAGCGTACGACCAAAATAACCGCCTACTATGGTGCTACCAATGTAGAGCGCCATATTTTTTTTCAGCGCCGTACCATCGAACTGTTGACCAATATAGCCTGTCATTGCAGTCAGTGCGGCAGGCAACAATAACCCTTGTAGTAGTCGCACCAACAACAGCCCTGAAAAAGACGTCATGCTCGCAAAGGCAATGCAGGAAAGGGCTAAGCACAGCATAGTCCACTTTAAAATTTTCAGCGGGTTAGCCTTGG from Pseudoalteromonas sp. UG3-2 encodes the following:
- the mutS gene encoding DNA mismatch repair protein MutS encodes the protein MSSDLYSEHTINQQTPMMQQYLRIKAQHQEILLFYRMGDFYELFFDDAIRAAQLLDISQTYRGKAGGNPIPMAGVPYHAVENYLARLVQLGESVAICEQVGDPATSKGPVERKVVRIVTPGTVTDEALLQERQDNLLAAVYQHPKQGLYGVAYLDINSGRFNIVELQTDEALSSTLQRLQPAELLYPESFQNLLALEQIKGSRRRPDWEFDLDTAKHLLCQQFETRDLVGFGVENAKLGLTAAGCVMQYVKDTQRTALPHIRAITLEKNEHVVILDAATRKNLELTTNLSGGVENTLAQILDKSSTAMGSRLLKRRIHTPIRERQELNSRLNAIASLIEQHLCIEVYEALKDIGDIERVVARLALCNARPRDLTRLRSALQALPPLHDILQQSDDQRIQAIVKHSPALPKLQDLLERAVIDNPPVLIRDGGVIAEGYNSELDELRALSAGATDVLEKLELRERERTGISTLKIGYNKVHGFYIEISRANSHLVPPEYIRRQTLKNNERYIIPELKEHEDKVLGSQTKALALEKRLYEELFELIAPYIEQLQLMAAALADLDVLNTLAERAQTLDYCKPQLTEGNEIDLQDSRHPVVEQVSKDPFIANPVKLNQARKMLIITGPNMGGKSTYMRQTALIVLMAHIGSYVPASAAKIGIVDRIFTRIGASDDLASGRSTFMVEMTETATILNNATAQSLVLMDEIGRGTSTYDGLSLAYATADYLASNIAAKTLFATHYFELTELAEQQSGLVNVHLDAIEHNDTIAFKHTVMEGAASKSFGLQVAGLAGVPKAVIKMAKQKLALLEQHQSVVSDGNNVANVPQQQSLALAPEPEPSEVESMLAEVDPDDMTPKQAHALLYQLKSLL
- a CDS encoding CinA family protein, with translation MEHYKEIADYAAQLGAILTNKGLTITTAESCTGGGVSYALTDTPGSSNYLDRCFVTYSNNAKHELLGVKLETLAQFGAVSEQTVVEMAQGAQRVGAADIAIAVSGVAGPGGGSAEKPVGTVWFAIAVADKVATFHQVFTGERAEVRLQAIEFSLKNTIKLVNS
- the recA gene encoding recombinase RecA, which gives rise to MNDNKQKALDAALSQIERQFGKGSIMKLGENKALDIEAVSTGSLGLDIALGIGGLPTGRIVEIYGPESSGKTTLTLQAIAEAQKLGKTCAFVDAEHALDPVYAEKLGVNVDDLLVSQPDTGEQALEICDMLVRSGAVDVVVVDSVAALTPKAEIEGDMGDSHVGLQARLMSQALRKLTANIKRSNTLCVFINQIRMKIGVMFGNPETTTGGNALKFYASVRLDIRRIGSVKEGDEVIGNETRVKVVKNKVAPPFKQAEFIIMYGEGTSKQGELIDLGVKHKLVDKAGAWFSYNGSKIGQGKANSIKFLKENVEIANEIEGKLREMLLAQAKVKPEDGEDKGLAAEVEDDLEL
- a CDS encoding adenylosuccinate synthase, coding for MGKNVVVLGTQWGDEGKGKVVDLLTDRASLVVRYQGGHNAGHTLVINGEKTVLHLIPSGVLREDVKCVIGNGVVLAPDALMTEINMLEARGVPVRERLLISEACPLILPYHVALDKARELARGEKAIGTTGRGIGPAYEDKVARRGLRVGDLFNPEQFAAKLKEVLEFHNFALVNYYKVEPVDFQKTYDDAMEVAKILKSMIVDVTELLDQARNAGDHILFEGAQGTLLDIDHGTYPYVTSSNTTAGGVATGAGFGPLHLDYVLGIVKAYTTRVGSGPFPTELYDGIDKQDPVGKHLGDKGHEFGATTGRLRRTGWFDAVAMRRAVQINSISGFCLTKLDVLDGLETVKICTGYQLEDGTVTNVTPLAAEGYEKVTPVYEEMPGWSENTFGATSVEQLPEAAINYIKRLEEITGVPIDIISTGPDRVETMIVRNPFTE
- a CDS encoding tetratricopeptide repeat protein; this encodes MGFGMAISLPVQAEEQIEAVPLYTQQELIALINNNQHLARVKADECQLVKDIEARAEIMALPSYQFLYGDMLAYAVCVDRDVELGLYYMKSAAEQGLAAALEQLGRYYDKGQLVQADKALAVTYLREAAALGNLKAQMRLVDLFNRGFGSPRDYEDAYRWLFHSAVADKQLHQQIQTSLAKLAEKMPDSVVKRARLPI
- a CDS encoding cation:proton antiporter, encoding MSAIYIAGIAVCSVIAQWLAWAFKVPAILFLLLIGLALGPFSGTLDPDALLGDLLFPVVSLSVAVILFEGALTLHFKELKGIGKVVRNLCSIGMLATFAITATTAILVLELNWQVAAVLGAVLVVTGPTVIAPMLNSMRPDKDIDRILRWEGIVIDPIGALFAVIVFEAVSLVGDAGVLSHTLWALVSTVGVGISIGLVSGIITSYLIRKEWLPFELHKFAILALVLFSFTISNHLSHESGLLAVTVFGIWLANQDDLEIDSVLEFKEDLSIILISSLFILLAARLKLEDLMMLDTDVFIFLAVILFIARPVSIFLSTLNTDLPIKSRLLLSWIAPRGIVAAAVGSVFALSMSKSQIEGAEKMVPLIFTVIIVTVVLQSLTATPLARLLGVRQPKPNTLLIIGANHVARAIAKGLKEQNVDICLSDPAWENCKMARMDGLPCYYGNPQSEHAERYLPLTSLKFVLALSPNRHHNALGVQYFSHLLGEQWVYSLKSSTNHAKANKDSATFLSRQILFGEEGSYAKLSSMIAKGGKVSVTRISEEFDWQQYQEVNNEAIPLFILTEQSKDEEPLLVRPFTSNMKKPPADGDKVFALQPPKLSVLKDPNNSKEGQIGDKLSN
- the proB gene encoding glutamate 5-kinase translates to MSMKQSKRIVIKIGSALIAPEQDGCRSRYLLSIAQYIVRCRARGIEVILVSSGSVAAGSHLFPDNEQPPIAVKKAMAAAGQTEMMATWDRFFDFPSAQILLTHGDLRDRERYTSIRETIFTLLDHGILPIINENDTVTTDDLKVGDNDNLSAMVAAAADADGLVICSDVRGLYNKNPNLHADAELISEVGEITEEIYDMAGCPTSKVGTGGMKTKIEAAEKATSHGIDTYIVNGFEEHTFEALLAGENPGTVFTAYDKPMKENVHWMTHTASEQGELVVEADYGDGDDEEVGQLSGDAITEVKGEFSVGDTILVRSADGKRLAKATTNYSSCLLNFLTEHEESPISDKIQDSIGPVISEQDIALLEKS